A single genomic interval of Prionailurus viverrinus isolate Anna chromosome A2, UM_Priviv_1.0, whole genome shotgun sequence harbors:
- the CXCR6 gene encoding C-X-C chemokine receptor type 6: MAEYDYVDPGFFNTSSDGSWGHERFLEFRKVFLPCMYLGVFICGLAGNALVLVIYVFYQKLKSLTDVFLVNLPLADLVFVCTLPFWAYASIHEWVFGDVLCKTLLGIYTLNFYTSMLILACVTIDRFVAVARATKAYNQQARRMAWGKAICLFIWGASLLLSLPQIIYGHVLYLDKLVCGYHDEEISTVVLATQMTLGFFLPLVAMIVCYSVIIKTLLRARGFKKHKSLKVIFLVVAAFLLTQTPFNLVKLIRSTNWEHYTMTSFHYAIIVTEAIAYLRACLNPVLYAFVGLKFRRNFWKLVKDLGCLPYLGVSGQWKSSDDASKTCSASHHVEATSMFQL; the protein is encoded by the coding sequence ATGGCTGAGTACGACTACGTGGACCCCGGCTTCTTCAACACCTCCAGCGACGGCAGCTGGGGGCACGAACGCTTCCTGGAGTTCCGCAAGGTCTTTCTGCCCTGCATGTACCTGGGGGTGTTCATCTGTGGCCTGGCGGGGAACGCGCTGGTGCTGGTCATCTACGTCTTCTACCAGAAGCTGAAGAGCCTGACGGACGTGTTCCTGGTGAACCTGCCCTTGGCCGACCTGGTGTTCGTCTGCACCCTGCCCTTCTGGGCCTACGCGAGCATCCACGAGTGGGTCTTCGGCGACGTCCTGTGCAAGACCCTGCTGGGCATCTACACCTTGAACTTCTACACATCCATGCTCATCCTCGCCTGCGTCACCATTGACCGCTTCGTCGCGGTGGCTCGGGCCACCAAGGCCTACAACCAGCAGGCGAGGCGGATGGCCTGGGGCAAGGCCATCTGTCTGTTCATCTGGGGGGCCTCCCTGCTGCTTTCGCTGCCGCAGATAATCTACGGCCACGTCCTCTATCTCGACAAGCTCGTCTGTGGTTATCACGACGAGGAGATTTCCACTGTGGTTCTCGCCACCCAGATGACACTGGGGTTCTTCCTGCCCCTGGTCGCCATGATTGTCTGCTACTCGGTCATAATCAAGACTCTGCTTCGCGCCCGAGGCTTCAAGAAGCACAAGTCTCTGAAGGTCATCTTCCTGGTGGTGGCTGCGTTCCTGCTGACCCAGACGCCCTTCAACCTCGTGAAGCTAATCCGCAGCACGAACTGGGAGCACTACACCATGACCAGCTTCCACTATGCCATCATCGTGACGGAGGCCATCGCCTACCTGCGGGCCTGCCTTAACCCCGTGCTCTATGCCTTTGTTGGCTTGAAGTTTCGGAGGAACTTCTGGAAACTCGTGAAAGACCTTGGCTGCCTCCCTTACCTGGGGGTCTCAGGTCAATGGAAGTCTTCCGACGATGCCTCCAAGACCTGTTCTGCCTCTCATCACGTGGAGGCCACCAGCATGTTCCAGCTGTAG